GTAGCCGAAGCGGGATTTTAGGTCGGCGTAAAGTTCTGCTTTTTTCTCGTTTGCCAAAAGAGCGGTGTTGTCGTAAACTATCATTGTTATTGCTGTGTTTCCGCGAATAAACGCTTTTTCGCAAAGATAAATTCCCGTACAAACCAAAACGTTGGCAATCAAAAGCGTTAAAATCGGCAAATCCGCAGTGGCAAGCGAATTTATTACGCCCAAAATTATCGCCGAAAACAAAAAAGTCATTTCGCGCACCTGAATTTGCTCTGTTCTAAAGCGCAAAATCGACAAAATCGCGAAAAGTCCCAATGCAAAACCTGTTCGTATTCTTACGCTAACCATAAGAGAAGTCAGCACAAAAATCAAAATATTCGATATGAAAAAGTTGAACGAATATTCTTTTATTCGGTGCTCTTTGGCGTAAATTATGCAAATCAAAATGTAGGCAAAAACCAAATTCACGGCAAATCTAAAAGCAAAATTCAACAAAAACTCCATATCTTGCGGAGTAAAAGCAAACGTCATATATCTTCCTTTCTTTCGTTTTCTATGAGTAATTTTCGGATTTTCGGCAAAAACAAATTTTTCTTAACGTCTTCTTTCGTAAGGCAAATTCCGACGCAGTATTTTGAAAATCCGCTTGGCTCTATGTTTTTTGAGCGCAAATAATTTTGAGAAAAAGTTCTGGAAGAGTTTCTTTCGCGCTTTATTTCGACTATTACCGTATCGGGAAAAGTGATTTTTTTGTCTGAAAACCCGTATTTAAGCCCGAAATCGAGCGTTAATCTTTCGGGGAAATTTTTGTTTAAAAGAGTAATTCTGCTGAATTCTACCGCGAGCGACGGCGACAAATTTTCGCAGGAAAAACCGTTTATTTTTGCTAAGTTTTCAAATTCCTCGTCAAAGTTTTCTGAAAAATCTTCGCGGATTTTGCGAAATTTAAGCGTTTTGCCGTTGTTTAGTTTTTTCTTGATTTCGTTGTAAATTTTTTGGTTGCTCAAATATTGGCGAGTGCGAAATTTATAGCGGTTTCCCCAGCCGTTTTTGTGCATATTAAAGCAACGCAGGTCGGGAGTGTCGAAATAAAGCGTGTTGTAGTCTTGGATTTTTTGCTCGGCGATTTCCAAAACCGAATAATTTTGCGAAATAGCTCTCAAAAAATCAATGGCGGCGGCGCTTTTCAGTATAAATTTTATGTCGAAACGGTTTTGAAATGCAAAATTTCTGCAATTTTCAAGAGTAGAATTTTCAAAATTCCGCAATTCGGTTTCAAGCGATTTTTTAATAGCAAAATCTCCCGCAACAAAGACATTTTTCCGTTTATTTCCGAGGTAAAATAATTATTGCGCGAAATCAATAATCGAAATTTTACAGAAATATTCGCTTTTGAACCGCAGTATTTATTATTTTCGAGAATTATGAAACAAAAAATTTTAATAATCGCGCTTTTGTTTTTTTCGATGGTTGTTGCGCAAGACCAAGAGCAAAGCAGGCGAAGAAGCAGAGAAGACCGAGTAAGATTTGGCGGAAAAGCGAATGTCGGCATAGATTTTCGGGCAATCGGCGGGCTTGGCGACAGAGAAATAAACGACAGTCGCCTCAACCGAATAGCCACGGTCGAAACCGAGTTGGTGGTTTTTCCCGCCGACAACGTCCGTTTGGAATTCGACTTGGAATACGATTGGCGTTTTACCGACGTAAACTTGCAAAAACTGTTTATCCGCTACGATTTCGACAACTCCAACGCCCGTTTGGGATTTATGAAAAAAATGTTTTCGTGGGAAGAAATTAAGAGCGGCACCGACCGATTATTCATAAAAAAATCTATGCTTAACAACATTTTGAGCGATTTTTTTCTGCTCGACCGCGATTTTACCATCCAATACCGCTATAATTTCCCGTCATACACGCTTATCGGCGGATTTTCGGGCGACGGCTCAAACAGAATTTTCGGCAATTTGACCTTACTCACAAGGCAACTCGAAAGAAAAAGGTTTATGGTCGCCGCAATGTACAATAATTACGAGGACAAAGACGGCTCGCACAACAGGCAAAGCGCGTTTTACGGTAATGTCGGGATGGAATTCAGCGGCGACGTCAATAATTTTGAAGTGGAGGCGATTTGGGGCAGAAATCCCGAAAGATACGGATATTTAGTGCATTCTTTGACTCCCGACGCGTTTTTGGAGTTCAACGAAAACGAAAATATCGGCTTTTGGGGACTGCGTTTTCAGCAAAGTTTTCCGATAAGTATCGACAGAAATCACCTGCGAAAAATAACTCCCGTTTACGAATTTGCGTTTTTCAACGACGAATTTGCCGTTAAAAACGCGTATTGGCAGGCGCGGCAGGGAGTAAACCTGAGTTTTGACAGGCGCGACCGCGTACAATGGCGCACAAATCTGGATTTAATTATGACGGCGAACAATCAGGAGTCGAGCCGCCCGCAAATAATAAGGCAACGCGTAATATCCGAGATTTTTGTTCATTGGTAAGAGGCGCGGGCAAAATGAAAACACTAAAATTTTTATTGTTCGCCGCAGGGATATTTTTGCTTTTTTCCTGCTCGGAACTTAGTAATCAGACAAGCCCCGCGACTTTATTCGGCTTGCCGCACGTTGCCATAGAAATGCGCGAAAGCGACTTTAACGCTCTTATGAAAGACGCGCTTGTAAACGAGTTTGCCGCAATAAACATAACGCAAAACGGCGTAAAACAGACAGGCAGAATGCGGCGGCGCGGACATTCTTCGCGATATTTCCCCAAACCGTCTTTTCACGTGATAACCAACGACAACGACGAGCGGCGGCATTTTGTCGCCTCCAACATCGACAGAAGCTATTTGAGGCAGATTTTCGCCAATATGATTTTTGAAGCAAACGGTTTTATCGTCCCCAAAATGGAGTTTGTCGCCTTAAGCGTAAACAATGTTTTTGTAGGACTTTATCTTTCCCGCGAGCACATAGACGAACGGTTTTTCCGGCGGCGAAACATAGAGGTAAATTCGCTCTACGAAATAAGAAGCGGAGGAAGATTTACGTTCGGAGGCGGACTAAATTCGGCAATGAGTTTCGACAGACGAATTCCCGAAAGTTCAATAAATTTCAGCGATTTAAACATTCTGATTTCCGCGCTCGACGAAGGAAACGAGACTAAGATAAAGGCTGTTTTGGACATAGAAAACGCCGCTATGTATTCTTTAACAAGCTCGGCGATAAACAATCACGACGGAATTATAAAAAATCTTTACATTTACAACTGCAAAAGCGACAACAAATTTCGGATAATCCCATACGATTTAGACCAAACATTCGGGCAAACTTTCCTTGACGGTTTTGCAATTCCGAACAATTTCCCAAAGTTTGAAAACGGACTTTTGGAGCGAGCGGAAGAGATTTTTCTGCGAGGCGGCGAATACAGCCGAGAACAAAACATTCGCAACATAGCTCTGGATATTGAGCGCCTTGCCAACAGTTCGGGAGCTTTGGACAATTTGGCGAATTCTATTTTGCAGTCGTATAACAACGACCCATTTTTGCGAGGCGAGGATTTGGGCGAGCATATCGCCGAAATTAGGCGATTTCTTTCGGAGATGTCGAGGTAATATTACCTGTTTACCCCAATTCTTGCGGAATAGGTAAATCTTCTGCCGCTGATACCTGTTGCTTCGACTATAATCAGATAGGCTCCGTTGGCGACGAAACGTCCGTTGTTGTTGGTTAAATTCCAGATGATGGCGTTGTGTAGGGGCGGGGTCTGCCCGCCCAAATCGCCGTTCGTTCTGTTTTCAGGGCGGGCGAACCCCGCCCCTACACCATCCGCCGAAAACACAACATTGCCCAAATTGTCCAAAATTCGCAGATTTGCCGTTGCCTGTTCGGGGGTAATCACCGAAATTTTCGCGAAATCCGAAACAATGGCGTTTTCCAGCAAAATTCCGTGGCGGGAGGTTTGGATGTTTCTATTGTCGGGGTTTCTGATAGAATTCGCACCGCCGTTTTCAAAGCGGTATTTTACAATAATTGCGTCTTCAAATACGTCTTGGTTTCCCTTTGCCGCAAAGCCCGTCCAATCGCCGTTGCCAAAAGAGTTTACCGTCGAAGTTCCTACGGCAATAACGCCGTCGGCTACCGCCGTGATATAATTATATCTATCGTGCCCCTTTCCGCCGAAATTGTTTTTCCAAACGACATTGCCGTCGTTGTCAAATTTTACAATAATTGCGTCGAGGTCGCCTTTGCCCACAACTCCCGACCAATCGTTGCTTATGTTAAATGCCAATTCCGCGGCGTACCCTACAACAATAACACCGTCGGCGACCGCGGCAACAGATTCAAATGTGGTGTGTCTTCCTCCGAAATTTCTGTTCCAAACAATATCGCCGTCATTATTGTATTTTACTATTATTGCGGCGCCTTCGCCCCCTATGGAAATATCAACCCCTACGGCGACTATGCCGTCGGAAACTGCAACTACCGAGTTAAAGAAACATTGCTCGATTTTCCCGAAATTTCTGTGCCAAAGGATTTCGCCGTCATTGCTGAATTTTACAATAAGCGCCTCATACGGCAAATGCCTCGGCTCTCTTTGTGTATCTTGTAAAGCCCACCGCAACGCCACGTTAGCCCCTGCCGCAATAATGCCGTCGGAAACTGCGATTACGGAAGAAAAACTTGGCTGCACAAAAATGTTGTAATGCTCTTGCCAAATAATTTCTCCGTCGTTATCGAGTTTTATAACGGCACTGCCTGCGGCTACAACAATTCCGTCGGCGACGGCGATGATTGAGTAAAATCCCGCCCCGATGAAATTTCTTTTCCAGACGATTTCTCCGTCATAGTCAAATTTTACAATAATCGGATCGGGAAAGAACTGGCTGTTGCCTTTTGCCTCGACGTCTTCCCAATCGCCGTTTCCAAAAGACGATACCGCAGAGTATCCTGCGGCAACAATTCCGTCTGCAACTGCGACAACGCTGTAAAATTCATCATTGCCGCTTCCGCCGAAATTTCTTCGCCAAATTACTTGTCCTGCGTTGTTGTATCTGACAATGATTGCGTCTGCGCCGCCTCTTCCCGCAAAGCCCTCCCAGTCGCCGCTGCCGAACGAGCCCATCCGCGCTACTCCTACCGCAACAATTCCGTCGGTTATTGCAATAGCGGCGTTGTAATAATCGCGGTAGTTCCCGCCGAAATTGTTCTGCCAAACGATGTCGCCGTCGCTCGCTGAGAATATTGTGTTTACTGCAAACATTACCGTCAAAATCAAGATTTTTTTGAAACCCATATCAACCTCCGTTTTATTTTGAGGAGAAAATATATTCTGCCAAAACAAAAAAGGCGGATAATTTTATACCCGCCTCCGAAAATAAAGGCAAACAGTTCGACTATCTTCGCCGACCGTTTGCCCTTAAGCGTTAATTCTACCGATTTACGCCGATCCTCGACGAATAGGTAAATCTTCTGCCGCTGATACCTGTTGCTTCGACTATTATCAAATACGTACCGTTGGCTACGAAACGTCCTGCGAGGTTGGTTAAATTCCAAACGATAGCGTTGTGTAGGGGCGGGGTCTGCCCGCCCAAATCGCCGTTCGTTCTGTTTTCAGGGCGGGCAACCCCCGCCCCTACACCATCCGCCGAAAATACGACGTTGCCCAAATTATCCATAATTCGCAGGTTTATCTGCGCAGGTTCGGGAATAATCACCGAAATTCTTGCCAAATCCGAAACGATTGCGCTTTCCAAAAGAATACCGTATCTGCTGTCGTGGAGACGATTGTTTCTTATAGACGTATTTTCCCCCAGAACTTCAAAGGCTATGAAACTCGGATTGCCAAATCTCACAATTCGCCAGTCGCCGTTGGTGGGACGTGTTATAATTGCCAATTCATAATTTCCTGCGGGAACTGTCGAGGGAACAACGCAATTTATAGACAATTCGCGGAAAAACCATCTGTATTCTACTCTGTTTATGCCTCGATTTTGTCCGAGCGTGGTTATTATTTCATCGTGTTCGTTAATTATCGCCGCGTTCCAATGTCCGCCCGGAAATTCGTGCCACATAGAAATCAAACGCATAGTATCGATTGATACGGTAAATTGCTCGTTGGGATAAACAGATGTTTTGTTTGTGCGAAATCCCGATAATTCAAATTCATAGCCGCCATCTCCGCCGTCGTTTGCCGATACTTCAAAGTTTATGAAACTCGGATTTCCCAAATTTACAATTTGCCATTCGCCGACTGTCGGACGAATAACCAAACGCAGGCGATATTGTCCCGCCGAAACAAACGATGGAACATTAGCGGATATTGAAAAATTAGAGAAAAAATGACCGTATGCCATAGGAAAAGCAATGTTCAAAGAAAAAGTTTGTCCGTCCATAATCATATTACTTCCGATAACTGCCACAATTTCATCTTGCTCGTTCGTTAATGCCACGTTCATCTGTCCGCCGGTAAAGGTGTCCAAAGCAGACATTGCCAGCAATTCTTCGACGGAAACCAAAAATTGCTCATAATGAGAAACGGACGTTTTGTTTACGCTGAGCCCCGATACGGCAAATTCGTAGTTGCTCGTTCCGCCATCGTCGGGCATTATATTGATTATTACGCCTTGATTAAAACTGAAGTTTCCCGCCCCCGCGCCCGCTCCGCCCGTTCCCGGATTTAGCGCGGTGCTCACAAACCAACCGTCGTGGCTGCCACCCCAACCCCAGTTAAAGTGGAATTGCCCGTTATTGTTAAATCCGTCCAGAATAAACGCGTGTCCGCTGTTGCCTGCAGAGTCGCTTCCGTCGTAATAGACAGGCAAGCCGAGCATTATTTGTTCGCGCAACATCGCTTCCCAAGATATATTGTCAAAATGCTCTCGCCGACGGCGTTGAATACCTCTGTCATAGCCAAAATGATTAACTAACGCAAGCGGGACATCGCCGGAAAAAGCACCGCTTTCCGCGGCGCTGAAATCCATTTGCACGCTTACTCCCGCGTGGCGCATAAGTTGTGCGACAGCGCTTCTTTGCGTAGCCGTAATACCCGCCGCTATTTGTCCGAACTGGTTTGTGTAAACATCGCGCATATCGTTCCATCTGTAAGCAACATTAAAATTTACGGCGGGCACATTTATTCCTCGCGTTCTTGTTCTGTATGCCTGACTTTGCCCCGTTCCGCGCGCAGGATGTTGGTGAAACGCCATAATTTGCGCCATTGCCGTCGCCACGCATCCCGTAATCGAACGCTGAGAGCCATCCAAAGGCGTTGAGTCGTTAAAAGGTGCGCGTTGATCCCATTTTTGTCGGATTAGCGGCAAAACGGTATTTGAAAAAATCGGTTGTGTGCTTCCCTGCAGAAAACTATCCCATTCTTCGCGAATTTCTTCGCTTTGTTCAATGTCGTTTTCTTGCGCGAAAGCAATCTCTGATTTCAGAAAGTCCAGCCAAAATCTAAAATTGGGCGGCAAATTATTTTCGTCAAAATTTCCGTTTTGTGAAAATCCTAAAATCGGTCTTGCCGCGTCGTCGCCCGAAATTATTACAAAACCGCCGTCTGTGGCTTCGTTTATATTGAACACGTAAAGCAATGTTATTTCTTCGTCGTCTTGCGCGCTATCTTGCGAGCGCGGAAAACGCCCGTCGAGCCGTCGCTCTGTCGTTCGCCTTGCAGTATGTCGCAGGCGAATATTTTCTCTCGCTTGTTCTCCAAGCTCGGTTTCTACAAAGTTGATTGCTAAATTTTCAGCAGTTTGCGGACTTACTCTGTTAGCCCATATTATGCTTGCGGCAATCATAACCGCCAAAATAATTTTTCTTTTGAAACTCATAAAACACCCCTTTTTTTAGTTTTAATAACAATTACTTACAACTTTATAAATAGAGTGTTTTCAGAAAAAAAATCAAGACACACTCCATTTCTCAATCAATTTCGCCTTATGAGGTTATCTCCAAAACCTATTACACCGAAACCCAACGAGAAAAGAGTGTGCCAAAACAGACACGCTCTCTCTCATTTTCTCGTGCAATAGAACATTGGAGATATTCATAAGGAAGAAAATGAAAAAATCCATTTTTTAGTCAAAGAGCCGAGGAGAAAATACTATTTGTTTTTAGTCGGGACAATGATTTGGCGGTTTTTTGCAAAAATACAATAAAAAAACAGGGCGAAAAAAAATTTCGCCCTTACATAATCGTCTAAAATCCCCTGAAAAATTACAGTGAGTCTGCGTATTTTACTACGTCTGCAACTGTTACGAATTTTTGCGCGTCTTCGTCGGTGATTTCGTCAACGCCGAATGCCTCTTCAAAAGACATTACCAATTCGCTCAAATCGAGAGAATCCGCGCCCAAATCATCAACAAATTTCTTTTCAAGCGTGATTTCCGCCGCGCTTTTACCCAACTGTTTCGCTACAATTTCTTGAACTTTCGCAAGATTTGCACTCATAATGAACACTCCTTTGTTAAAAAAAAATTAAATTAAACTCTGTTTTCTTCTATTGTCAAAACTCTTTACATTGCCAATCCGCCGTTTACGGCGATTACCTGACCTGTGATATAACTTGCCAAATCGCTCGCCAAAAACAGCGACGAGTTAGCAATATCTTCGGGCAATCCCAAAACTTTCATCGGAATTGCGTCCTCGTATCCTTTTACCACTTCGGGCGAAAGTTTGTCGGTCATTGCCGTGCGAATAAAACCGGGTGCAATCGCGTTTACGGTTATACCGCGCTTTGCAACTTCCTTTGCCACCGCTTTTGTAAGACCTATCATTCCCGCTTTGGAAGCCGAATAGTTTGCCTGCCCCGGAAGCCCGATTTGCCCCGAAATTGAGGCGATATTTATAATTCTTCCGCTTCTTGCTTTAAGCATCGGGCGGGTTGCCGCCTTGGTGCAGAGGAATGCGCTTTTAAGGTTTATGTCCAAAACCGCGTCCCAGTCGCTTTCTTTCATATCTATCACAAGACCGTCTTTGGTTATGCCGGCGTTATTTACAAGAATATCGATTTTCCCGAACTCTTCTATGAATTTCTTCACCAATTCGTTTACTTCTTCTTCGCTTGCAACGTTTGCGGCAATCGCAATTGTTTTTACGCCGTATTCTTTTGCAATTTCTTCGGCGGTCGCCTGCGCTGTCGCCAAATCAATGTCGCTTACGCAAACATCAGCGCCCGCTTTTGCGAATTTTGCGGCGATTTCTTTTCCGATACCTCTTGCCGAGCCGGTAATCAGCGCGGCTTTTCCTTTCAAACAAATCATCTTTTCCCCTTTATTTATTTGTATTGCCCTACAACCGAGATTATGCTTTCCCAGTTTGCGCAATTTACAATGTTCATTTCTTCTACGGTTTTTTTCGCAAGCCCTTTAAGCACGTTGCCGGGTCCCACTTCTATTGCGTTGCCGATTTCTAATGCAAAAAGTTCTTTTTGACAGTCCACCCAACGCACGGGCGAAAGCAACTGCTCCACCAAAAGCGATTTCAATGTTTCGCCGCTCGTTTCGGCAAGCGCTCGCACGTTTGTGATAAGCGGATATTTCGCGTCGGCGAATTTTTTGTCTTGCAAATACGCCGAAAACTCGTCCGCCGCAGGTTTCATAAGCGGAGAATGAAACGCGCCGCTAACAGGAAGCATAAGCGCCCTCTTTGCGCCGCCCGCCTTAAGCATTTCGCAAGCGCTTTCGACCGCCGCCAAATCGCCCGAAATAACAAGTTGTTCGGGAGAGTTCTC
The sequence above is a segment of the Chitinivibrionia bacterium genome. Coding sequences within it:
- a CDS encoding DUF4956 domain-containing protein, which codes for MTFAFTPQDMEFLLNFAFRFAVNLVFAYILICIIYAKEHRIKEYSFNFFISNILIFVLTSLMVSVRIRTGFALGLFAILSILRFRTEQIQVREMTFLFSAIILGVINSLATADLPILTLLIANVLVCTGIYLCEKAFIRGNTAITMIVYDNTALLANEKKAELYADLKSRFGYEVIKVVIEKVNFLTDSAELRVIYRKR
- a CDS encoding polyphosphate polymerase domain-containing protein, with amino-acid sequence MRNFENSTLENCRNFAFQNRFDIKFILKSAAAIDFLRAISQNYSVLEIAEQKIQDYNTLYFDTPDLRCFNMHKNGWGNRYKFRTRQYLSNQKIYNEIKKKLNNGKTLKFRKIREDFSENFDEEFENLAKINGFSCENLSPSLAVEFSRITLLNKNFPERLTLDFGLKYGFSDKKITFPDTVIVEIKRERNSSRTFSQNYLRSKNIEPSGFSKYCVGICLTKEDVKKNLFLPKIRKLLIENERKEDI
- a CDS encoding CotH kinase family protein, coding for MKTLKFLLFAAGIFLLFSCSELSNQTSPATLFGLPHVAIEMRESDFNALMKDALVNEFAAINITQNGVKQTGRMRRRGHSSRYFPKPSFHVITNDNDERRHFVASNIDRSYLRQIFANMIFEANGFIVPKMEFVALSVNNVFVGLYLSREHIDERFFRRRNIEVNSLYEIRSGGRFTFGGGLNSAMSFDRRIPESSINFSDLNILISALDEGNETKIKAVLDIENAAMYSLTSSAINNHDGIIKNLYIYNCKSDNKFRIIPYDLDQTFGQTFLDGFAIPNNFPKFENGLLERAEEIFLRGGEYSREQNIRNIALDIERLANSSGALDNLANSILQSYNNDPFLRGEDLGEHIAEIRRFLSEMSR
- a CDS encoding C10 family peptidase — protein: MSFKRKIILAVMIAASIIWANRVSPQTAENLAINFVETELGEQARENIRLRHTARRTTERRLDGRFPRSQDSAQDDEEITLLYVFNINEATDGGFVIISGDDAARPILGFSQNGNFDENNLPPNFRFWLDFLKSEIAFAQENDIEQSEEIREEWDSFLQGSTQPIFSNTVLPLIRQKWDQRAPFNDSTPLDGSQRSITGCVATAMAQIMAFHQHPARGTGQSQAYRTRTRGINVPAVNFNVAYRWNDMRDVYTNQFGQIAAGITATQRSAVAQLMRHAGVSVQMDFSAAESGAFSGDVPLALVNHFGYDRGIQRRRREHFDNISWEAMLREQIMLGLPVYYDGSDSAGNSGHAFILDGFNNNGQFHFNWGWGGSHDGWFVSTALNPGTGGAGAGAGNFSFNQGVIINIMPDDGGTSNYEFAVSGLSVNKTSVSHYEQFLVSVEELLAMSALDTFTGGQMNVALTNEQDEIVAVIGSNMIMDGQTFSLNIAFPMAYGHFFSNFSISANVPSFVSAGQYRLRLVIRPTVGEWQIVNLGNPSFINFEVSANDGGDGGYEFELSGFRTNKTSVYPNEQFTVSIDTMRLISMWHEFPGGHWNAAIINEHDEIITTLGQNRGINRVEYRWFFRELSINCVVPSTVPAGNYELAIITRPTNGDWRIVRFGNPSFIAFEVLGENTSIRNNRLHDSRYGILLESAIVSDLARISVIIPEPAQINLRIMDNLGNVVFSADGVGAGVARPENRTNGDLGGQTPPLHNAIVWNLTNLAGRFVANGTYLIIVEATGISGRRFTYSSRIGVNR
- the acpP gene encoding acyl carrier protein — translated: MSANLAKVQEIVAKQLGKSAAEITLEKKFVDDLGADSLDLSELVMSFEEAFGVDEITDEDAQKFVTVADVVKYADSL
- the fabG gene encoding 3-oxoacyl-[acyl-carrier-protein] reductase, which produces MCLKGKAALITGSARGIGKEIAAKFAKAGADVCVSDIDLATAQATAEEIAKEYGVKTIAIAANVASEEEVNELVKKFIEEFGKIDILVNNAGITKDGLVIDMKESDWDAVLDINLKSAFLCTKAATRPMLKARSGRIINIASISGQIGLPGQANYSASKAGMIGLTKAVAKEVAKRGITVNAIAPGFIRTAMTDKLSPEVVKGYEDAIPMKVLGLPEDIANSSLFLASDLASYITGQVIAVNGGLAM